TCCTTGTTTCGTTCTTTTGATCTAGGTAGATTTTCAACCACAGCAACAGTTATCCATTTAAACCCAAAAGGAGATAGATAAACATTGGCAGCAGAGGTGGGAAAATAGGCGGGTTTGGTAATAGTTTTAGACAATAGTTTTAGAAAATAGGCGGGTTTGGTAATAGTTTTAGACAAAATGTCAATACATCATAACATTAGGTCCAAAATTGCTATTAGTCAATAGTTTTAGACAAAATGTCATCTGTGACTACAAAAGCTTCTTGGATATAAAAGATTACACTTTCACAATAATCACGGTAACTTTGCTCCACAGAATTCCAACTGCGCACTTCCAGTTCAAGAGAACTTCAAATTTacacatataataatattttcagTTGCACACACATTTAAAGTAAAAATTAGTTAAGCCGCATATTTTCAGCCTTAAATATTATTAGTAGTACCATAAAGTAACTACACTGTTAGCGTGTACGGTAACTTTAGCATTTCAAGTTAAGATTAGgttaattttaacaaaaatagtaaaaCAGAAAGTTCAAATCTAACAGAGACTTGATCGTGAACCTGAAACGAGTTTGGAATGAGACAGTGCAATCCAAGAGTATGTAGCCTTTCCAAGATATAAAGGGTAAGGGAAATAAAATGCAAGTTAGTCAAAACTAAAGTTTGGGCAACTTTCGACACGCTTGGACAGTTGGACATTACCTTTCAAACTTGCAACTTACTATGTTTTTAAAGGTTCATCAGTTGGAAATGAATATAATCAAGCTAGGACGGCCTATTCATGTCACATTTTGCAGACGCAACCATTAAAAAAAGTACAAGACAAGGGTTACCTTCTGTCATCTTCTGGAAGCTTCCTTTTGAGGGTTCTCTCTTCCTGTCATAGTAATGAAAAAGAAACATGAGTGATTTAAATGAGAAAAAGTCCCAACAACATAAAAGTGAACAAGAAATCGACCAGTATGGATATCAAAAAATACATTACCAGAAGGTCAGCCAACTTCTCACGGATTTGCATATAGCCAAGGTGGAGCTTTCCTCCAAAATGATCCGCTAAGCGGCGGTCACTGAGATAAACGttaaaaaggaagaaaacatAACAATTCATAAAAttcaacaaacaaaaatatgaaCCCGTCACAATTATAAATGTATCATAAAACATCCCACGAAATTTTTTAACTAAAGGTAGGATGATCAACAAGCATAGTGCAGAAATTAAAAAACGCACATTCGTTAGCTGCAAAAGTTTATCCTCGTAAAACTGGGCCCAAAAGCCTGCTGGTGACAAGGAGGTATAATCGCCAGGTCAAACAGTGAAGTACTTAAAGCCCCAAATACTAGTTCTTGTCATCCTTTagataactaaataaaaagagCTACTCAAATAGACAAATTACCTGTCATAAACACTTAAAAATGCTCCACAAATGTCACAAACGCGTAACTTCTGATCGGtctgtaaaacgcaaataagaTCGTCAATGAAAACAAATTTAGaactacaaaaaatatatatcgcCGTTGCCACAGCCAATTTTTTGGCAAATACATCGGTGTTCAACAGGCTTTAAGATgacagaaagaaaaaaattgtgaCTTTCGTAGTGGACTTACAACTCGCACATCTGCAGCAGTATACTTAGAGGTGTCTGTAACAGGTTCCTGCCGTGGAGGAAAATGTATAGAAAGCTACACAAGAAGAGAGATATGTAAGGAACAACCAAAACAGacccatttttatattttgaaacttattgaCCAAAATGCTAATCAGATAGGCAGCTCGTTTTGAAGTACAGATAAAAAAAAGTCCCGGCAAGGTTGAGTGACCCAAcctaccttttttttaaaatttgtccaTATAAAAGTGTAAACCCATTAATTATGATTACAAATCATAGGGTTGTGCATTTGCTTACATAGTAAGAGTGAAAAAAATTGGAGTGTTCGATATCGGGGTTAGCAAATCCAGGGTCCTCATCAACGGTTGACATCACATTTCCTAACTTTAAAACCGTTGTCTTCAAATTGGGAGGGCctattataacaaaatattgATAGTGATATTAATCTAGATCTCTATAAGGCCATGTCCATTTTTATTTGACGTGTGTAAGATAACACACAATCCATTCATAAGGAAACTGGTTGAATAGCCAGCCCTAAGGTAAGCTAATTGATCACCCTTGTCAATCTTTCATCCTTAATTAGATTAACCTCACAATTAAATATAACCTTCATAGTTACATCATATGGTAGAGCAGCCTGTTACTCTATTAGAGCTTCAACCAAATGGGTGCAAGTGCATGTACCATTTGACAGCCTAGAATCACTATCCTCCTGACCTATCTCACAAATTATTACAATAATACTAGCACAAAAAAACATACATCATGTCATTTCAAGCTTCATATGAGTACGCCTTGACCTAGGGTGCAATATATTCCATTGTGGAAAATACTAGCTCACTCTACAATAacgaaaaaataacaaaaaagttCTTAATCTGGATAAAATATATTTTGGGAAACAGCGAGATCAAAGGCAATAAACATAAGCATCGGGAAACGCAAACCTTTTTGAGTGCTTCAGCCTCTTCCAGTGCTTTCTGTGCTTCATCCAGCATACCTTGCTCACCTTAGAAAGGAGCCAAATTCACTTCATCAAAACATACTTGAAAATATAATCAACAAAAAGCATTGCAATAGGCATGATAAgtataaagtatataaaaaaacatagcCAAATTACCAAGATCTTCAGCTTTTTTCAGCTTCTCGTTAATCAACTCCTGGGTGCGAGCATCAGGATTAGCCACAGGCAATGGTGCCAATGGTGGGGGATTTGGAAGAGGTTGAGGTAAAGAAGCTCGATCTTTGTTGAATGCGTCTAATAAAAGCATCGACTGGCAGTAAAAACAACACCACTCAGAATGACAATTGAGAATAAACCGTCAAGTTTAAggacttcaaaaaaaaaacctacttAGCCAAACTTCAAAATGTTATGACATTGAATTTAATTGCACTGTACACACTATTCCCTCTTCCAAAAGCAGTCCACTTAACTATTTTTAAGATATCGCTATTTGAAATCAACATCTGTATAAGTTTTAAATGACTCTCTATTACACCTATCTTTTCAGAAAGATGCaacttgagaaaaaaaaaagatgctgAAAGATTTGTAAACAAGTCCCATCAGTACATGTTTAACCATTGAACCTACCTTTTTTCTGTAAGAAAGAGAGTATTTaatgaaacttaaaattcaTCTGTGAACTTCTAAAAGAATTGCATTCTAAAAAGGATTATATTACATAGACTCTGACATGCATAACTTAAATAAAGAACACTAGTTAAAGATCCATTTCAACGATTAGGTTGATGATGGAATGAGAAATCTATTCAGCAGTGTGGAAAGGTATGTGCAGGTAATCCAGAATGCTCAGCCTATACGACAGCTTAAAATAAGGGATGACTGCTTAGCTTATTCATTCTGCGAAAACTGGATTAAAGGAACTTTAACGAAAAGCACAATTTTACTCTCAAGAAGATGATAGGACCCTCTGAAAAATGTTTTGACAAGATTTTTGCATCTCAATTATGCAATATGCAGATAAGCTCCCCTAATAAGCTAAGCCAACACCACCCATGACAAAATATAAGACCAAAAAATTCATTTAATTCAGAACTTAACCATTTTGCACACTTCTTTAAAGCATGCACCCAATATAGTTATTGTAACAAAAAAGATGTTCAATTTACAATTAATCAGGCAATATGTAATTTATACCCTTAAAGAATGTCACTGTTACATATATATTGCGAAACTTTTACGTAAATCAGTTGACGAAATTAGTAACTAAAACTAAAGCACAATTGTTATTCTTTCCTCTTTATAATGTCTCAGCACAAAATACAATACACTTATCATAAAGTTAGCACCTAAAGAACGCTACATTATGAGATATATAGAAGCAGATGTACCTGTTTGTCAGCTCTTTCAGTTCTGAGTTGTTCAACTATCTCCAAACATCGTATCTTCATATCTCCTTTTCCTTCCAGATCtggataaaatataaataaaacaatcaaaCATCATGATTGATGTGAAAATCACAGCAAAAGCACACATCAATTATGTGTAAAAAGTGTACCATGTAAATCAGCTTCTTTAAGCTTCTCTTTAATCTGCTTTGACAACTCAATGATCTCCGGAGTCTACACATTTATCATATCAGCAAATTAGTAAGAAAAATAACTTGACCAAACATGCAGATATACAAGAAAGATCCAGAAATATCCCAGCAACAAGCAAATTAAATGCACCTGTGTAACCTCTGAAACAGAGATAGCTATAGCCGCTTTAGCATCCTCCTCACTCAGACGTTTAAGAGCCCTCGCAATTTTTCTGTCACATTCAACGATGAGCCGGTCTATAACATCCTCCAACTCCCTGTCATAGTTATCTTGACCTTTTGCCTTAGCTTCTTGGTATCTATTTACCAGTTAAGTAGCACTAATACTGAAAAATCTCTGAGGGGAAATAGTAAACGAACAAGGACGAACAAGattttatgttcatttactTACGCAAATAGACACGTAATCACAACATAAGAATTTTCATTTATTACACCCCAGGACATTTGCTaagttattttgtttgtttatagtataaattataataaaaaggtAATATTCAAGCGAACAAACACCATGTATATTTGTTAACATTATGTTTTTAAAGTTCCTTTACCTTCCTGTATGATCTAAcacgatcactccattctttggacaaaaaaaaacatgtgttcGTAATCTGTTGTTTGTTAACACAAAAGTCCATTTTGGTTAACCTTAAGAAAAAAAACGGATTCGTTGGTCCATTTGAAGCCATAGATAGGAAAGCTAGTAAACATATACAAAGATGAAAGTCAATAACATATTAAAAgtgcagaaaaaaaaaagtaatgcgAAAAAGGATACTCTTTTCTGAGCTGAAACGAGTGTACCTTCGGGCAGGGTCCCATATCCATTTTCTGGAATCAATTACAATATTAATTGTATTAATAATCACAACCAAAACAATATAACACACActcacatacatacacacacacacacacacacacatatatatatgtgcaatCTTAATAACCTAATTTGTAAAATCAACAACCAAAAACCATACATACAATtaacatattaatattaacgtatatagatatagatatagatatagattaggGTTTGGGATGCATACAGTGAGTTGAAAGAGTTCGTGAGGGCAAAGGCCGACTAAGAATAAACGACAGACATCACGATCGTAATACTTGCGGTTGACCTCTGTTACGTCACCGTTGCGGTTAGCTCCCATTAACACATCCAGCTGCTTTCTTATTGCATCCATCGCTGCAAAGCAAATTCGTTGCGCGAAACCACGCGGGCTGTGGTTAGGGTTTTGTTACgagtgtgtttttgtttttggggAAAATAACTGAGCCTATAAATAAGAGACCCGCAATTCAGTTATCAGGGGTCGGATCGggttttttataaaactatcTCCAAAATGGTTTTTTTTAGGAGTGTTCGTCAAACCGTTAAAATCGGACCAAACCGAGGTACTTTgattggtttggtcggattgagttgttaaagCTTGGTCTGacattttaatatttgaaaaaCCAGGTTCCTTGGTCCGGTTACGGTTTGAGCAAAACGTAAACCGTCAAAAACCAGACCggaccaaaaaatatatatg
The Erigeron canadensis isolate Cc75 chromosome 2, C_canadensis_v1, whole genome shotgun sequence DNA segment above includes these coding regions:
- the LOC122588877 gene encoding putative RNA-binding protein Luc7-like 2 translates to MDAIRKQLDVLMGANRNGDVTEVNRKYYDRDVCRLFLVGLCPHELFQLTKMDMGPCPKVHSFQLRKEYQEAKAKGQDNYDRELEDVIDRLIVECDRKIARALKRLSEEDAKAAIAISVSEVTQTPEIIELSKQIKEKLKEADLHDLEGKGDMKIRCLEIVEQLRTERADKQSMLLLDAFNKDRASLPQPLPNPPPLAPLPVANPDARTQELINEKLKKAEDLGEQGMLDEAQKALEEAEALKKLSIHFPPRQEPVTDTSKYTAADVRVTDQKLRVCDICGAFLSVYDSDRRLADHFGGKLHLGYMQIREKLADLLEERTLKRKLPEDDRRSKERNKDIEREGSRDRVRANSRDRDRARDSDRRSRDRDRNNDRGHGYDRYDRDSRNRQRSRSRSRDRHRDYDRSRRRDRKT